TGCCCTCTGCGTAAACACAAAGAGGTTTGTTGTTGGCAAGCAAAGGGGCCAGGATTGCGATGAGGGCCAGCCAGATTATAAAGACAACCCCAACCATGGCCGGCCTGTTTTTCCTGAACCTGTTCCATACCGCACTCCAATAGGAACGGGGCTTTTCGTAAAGCACCTCGTCTGTGGGCGGCTGGTTTAACATAAACGGGATCTCCTCTACTCCAGCTTTATTCTGGGATCAAGCAGGGCATAAAGTATGTCCGAAAGTACGAGCCCGATAAGGGTGAGCAGGGCGGATATGGTCGTAAGGGCCATAATTACCGGATAGTCACGGGAAAGAACTGCTTCGAAGCCAAGCTGACCCATACCGGGTATGGAAAAGATGCTTTCGATGATAACGCTTCCTCCAAAAAGGGCAGGGAGCAAATAGGCGGCCAGCGTAACGATGGGTAGAAGAGCGTTCCTCAGGGCATGCTTCATTATAACCACCCGCTCTTCGAGGCCCTTGGCTCTGGCAGTTCTTATGTAGTCCTCCCGGATTACCTCCAGCAACTCCGAGCGCATCAATCTGGACAGGTATGCCCATCCACCGTAGCTGAGGCAGAACACGGGAAGCACAAGATGCCACATTCGATCGAGAAACCACTTCCAGAAAGGCCACTGATCGGCCTGCAGAGATGAAATTCCGTATACCGGGAAAAGATCCCAGTATTCACCCCCTCCGAAAAGCATAATGAGTATCACCGCCACCCAGAAAGAGGGGAGTGAATAGAGGGCGAAGAAGAGGATTGTCAGGAATCGATCCCACTTGCTTCCCGACTTGACCGCTGAAAAAACACCCGCCGGAATGGCGATGACGTATATTAAAAGGAAAGACAGCACGTTAAGTTGAAGCGTTACGGGGAGACGCTCTTTGATTTTCTCCCATACGTCCCTGTGATCCTTATAGGATTTTCCGAAATCCAGCATTACGACTCTTTTGAGCCACATAAGGTACTGAACCGGTAGGGGTTTATCCAGCCCGTAAAGCCTTTTCGTCTCTTCGATTATTTGCTTTGTGGTGGCCGTGTCGGAAATCTGACCTTCTGCCGTAAACTGGAGTTTCATCAGAATAGGGTTTCCCGGAGCCAGTTGAATGATCAGGAAAGTCAGAAAGGTAATTCCGAAAAAGGTGGGTAT
This sequence is a window from Thermodesulforhabdus norvegica. Protein-coding genes within it:
- a CDS encoding ABC transporter permease, producing the protein MKAYILKRILHMIPTFFGITFLTFLIIQLAPGNPILMKLQFTAEGQISDTATTKQIIEETKRLYGLDKPLPVQYLMWLKRVVMLDFGKSYKDHRDVWEKIKERLPVTLQLNVLSFLLIYVIAIPAGVFSAVKSGSKWDRFLTILFFALYSLPSFWVAVILIMLFGGGEYWDLFPVYGISSLQADQWPFWKWFLDRMWHLVLPVFCLSYGGWAYLSRLMRSELLEVIREDYIRTARAKGLEERVVIMKHALRNALLPIVTLAAYLLPALFGGSVIIESIFSIPGMGQLGFEAVLSRDYPVIMALTTISALLTLIGLVLSDILYALLDPRIKLE